A part of Arachis hypogaea cultivar Tifrunner chromosome 12, arahy.Tifrunner.gnm2.J5K5, whole genome shotgun sequence genomic DNA contains:
- the LOC112728784 gene encoding 3'-5' exonuclease-like produces MGDPNHHENHDAPTQVSGTTRAIISVVDHNLPYDDYNLYDVIFHTHTIHTLLTTSPSRVDTWLSDTLNHHSSSTTTTTVLVGLDIEWRPNSHRNSNNPVATLQLCIGNRCLVFQILHSPSVPQSLVDFLVNEGHTFLGVGVEEDVEKLLEDYNLNVKNFVDLRNLAENVLGESEMKRAGLKSLAERVLGLEIEKPKRISRSRWDNAWLTAEQVQYACIDAFVSFEVGRMLYGFRNGNGF; encoded by the coding sequence ATGGGAGACCCCAACCACCACGAGAACCACGACGCACCCACTCAAGTGAGTGGGACAACACGCGCCATCATCAGTGTCGTTGACCACAACCTTCCCTACGACGACTACAACCTCTATGACGTCATCTTCCACACCCACACCATCCACACTCTCCTCACCACTTCTCCCTCCCGTGTCGACACCTGGCTCTCTGACACTCTCAACCACCattcctcctccaccaccaccaccactgtcCTCGTCGGCCTCGACATCGAGTGGCGTCCTAACTCCCACCGCAACTCCAACAACCCAGTCGCCACTCTCCAGCTCTGCATCGGCAACCGCTGCCTCGTCTTTCAGATCCTTCACTCCCCTTCGGTTCCGCAGTCTCTCGTTGACTTCCTTGTTAACGAGGGACACACTTTTCTCGGCGTGGGAGTCGAGGAGGACGTGGAGAAGCTTCTGGAAGACTACAACCTCAACGTGAAGAATTTCGTTGATTTGAGAAATCTGGCGGAAAACGTGCTGGGTGAGAGTGAGATGAAAAGAGCGGGCCTGAAGAGTCTGGCGGAAAGGGTGCTCGGATTGGAGATCGAGAAGCCTAAAAGAATCAGTCGGAGCCGCTGGGATAACGCGTGGCTCACGGCGGAACAGGTTCAATACGCATGCATTGATGCTTTCGTGTCGTTCGAAGTTGGAAGAATGCTGTATGGGTTTCGAAATGGAAACggcttttga